ATATACCTGTTTCAACCATGATTTTCACTGCTTGGTCAGCAGCCTCAACCTATCGTGACTCGGATAAACGTGGTGGTGCAAATGGCGCAAGAATCGCCTTAGCACCACAAAATACCTGGCCAGTAAATCAACCTGATCAGCTTAAAAAAACCATCAGTACGCTAAAAATTATTCAATCAGGCTTTAAAGAGAAAACCAGTAAACGCGTTTCTTTAGCAGATCTTATTGTGCTTGCTGGTAATGTAGGTATTGAAATCGCTTGCCGAAATGCAGGTCAAAACGTTTTGGTGCCATTCACACCAGGAAGGGTTGACGCAACACAGGAACAAACAGATGTAGAATCCTTTGCCGTTTTAGAGCCTAAAGCTGACGCGTTTAAAAATTATAGTCAAAGCGATTTGGGTACAACACCCGAAGAGTTGATGCTAGATAAAGCAAACTTACTCACGTTAACGGCGCCAGAGATGACAGTGCTTATTGGTGGTTTTAGAGCTATAAATATCAATTACTTACAAAGTAATCATGGCATTTTAACCGATACTTCTGGCATGTTAACTAACGATTATTTCATCAACTTACTTGACATGAATACCAAATGGCAGAAATCAGAAGAATATAACCTGTATAAAGGTATTGATCGAAAATCAGGTAAAGAACGCTGGTCTGCAACACGTTGTGACTTAGTTTTTGCCTCTAACTCTGAATTAAGAGCAATAGCGGAAGTTTATGCCTGTGACGATGCCAAAGAAAAATTTGTTGAAGACTTTATAGCCGCTTGGACTAAAGTGATGATGCTAGATCGTTTTGATGTTAAGTAATCTGAGCTCGGGTTAAGTAAGCTTTAAAGAGTCTTATGATACAAACAAGGGTTATGCCGTTCATAAAAAACATAACCCTTGTATATCACTTTACTGTTTACTGTCTATATTACATATCAACACATGTGACCTTAGTCTTATATTATCTTTAATATTAATGCGGTTAATTGGTAGGCAACGCTAATTCAAATTGATATTGCTGATTTACCTTTGGTTCAATATCTTTTAAACCAATATGAACCCCTAACAATCTAACAGGTTTCCCTTCACCTCTTGATAATGCTTCTTTTAGTAATAATATAAATGACGCTGAATCAATATCTTGATGTTGTATTTCTTTGGTAGTTTGATGAAAATCGTTAAACTTAACTTTTACACCAAGCTTACTGATCCCACGTTCAACGGTATATGATTTTGAACGTGTTAATAACTCGGGTATTAATGACTGCAACATATAATCAGTTAATTCATCAAGCTCATTTTTATCTTTAGAGAACGTGTGTTCAACACCAACTGATTTTCTCACTCTGGTAACCTCTACCGCTCTATTATCTATGCCATGACATTTTTGCCATAAAGAAGCGCCTAATTTACCGAATGTTTTCATCAAAACAGTTTGTGAGCTTTGCCTAACATCCGCTCCCGTATGTAAGCCATGCTGTTGAAGTTTATTAAACGTGACTTTTCCAACACCAGGTATTTTATTCAGTGGCATACTTTCAATAAACGCCATAACGCTGTCTGGCGCAATAACACATTGACCATTTGGTTTATGTTGATCTGATGCTATTTTGGCAAGAAACTTTAGTGGCGCGATACCAGCCGAGGCAGTTAACTGTAACTCATCAAAGATAACTTTTCTGATATCTTGCGCGATTAACGTTGCAGAACCGGAAAATAATGGGCAGTCAGTTACATCTAAATAGGCCTCATCGAGTGATAATGGTTCTATTTTTGATGTATAGCGTTGAAATATCTCATGAAGCCTTGAACTCGTTTCTTTATACACCGACATTCTACCCGGCACTATTAATAATTCAGGGCATTTTCTTAACGCAACACTATTTGCCATGGCTGAACGTACGCCATACTTTCTTGCAATATAATTACACGTCGATAAAACCCCTCTGGTATTTCCAGGACCGCCAACGGCAACTGGCTTACCTTGCAGCTCAGGATTATCTCGTATTTCAACTGACACGTAAAAAGCATCCATATCTATATGGATTATTTTACGTTTTGCATTAGGCATAATTACGTTTGTCATACGGCATTTATATTCAAAGCGAATGAGAGACTCAAACAAGCAAAATAAACTGTATATAAAAACAGTATTTCATATTTTATGGGTTATCGCAAGCTCATGGAGTGGAGCATGCTCAACAGTTGACACGTAAATGATACCAATTCGCATAAATATTCAGTCATTCAGCGAGAGTTAAACGCTTTAGAGGCACGGCGTTGATTGCAGAGAATGGTTATTCAGGAGAACGTCTCCTGCGTTCTCTAATAAGCTACATTCTTGTAGCGTCCTTTTCAAAATCAACAACACAGGCTATGAAGCGTTTAAACTCGCCCTTTGGGCTGACGAATCCCCAAAAAATGACAGGCACAACATTTTATGATCTTATTAGTTCGCCAAAACAAAAATAAGAGTAAAATGCTATGCCTGAATCCTTACTTTGCCATAACTTCTTTGATAAGTCCTTATCGAATTTCAATCAAGCGAGAATGAAGACACTTAAAGCATGCTCTGAAGCACTTATAGCGTCTGATAGATTAACCTTAACAAGTTTGGGGCGTTACTTAGCTGGGCGTGCGAACATTAAGCATAAAATAAAAAGGGTTGATCGTTTTCTTAATAACGAGCATTTGTTTAACCAACAAGTTGAAATATACGCTTCGTTGGCCAAACCAATCATTAGCAACTTGCCTTATTTAGCCATTGCAGTGGACTGGAGTGGTTGTTGTCGTTCAGATTACCACCTGCTTAGAGCGAGTTTACTCGTTGACGGCCGTTCTTTAGTGCTTTACAACATGGTTGTTGAATTAAAAGATTTTGATACGCCAGAAACCAATGCCAGATTTTTAGACAACCTCCTTCAAGTTATTGGTGAACACCGGTCCGTTTATATTTTGTCAGATGGTGGTTTTCTTACTCCTTGGTATACTAAAGTCCGTTCATTAGGATGGCACTTTATTGGCCGTCTCAGAGGCACGATGACATGTAAGTTAGAAGGTAAAAATACTTGGGAAAAACTCCCTGCCTTTCATCAGGGAGCGAGCTGTCAACCAACTCGACTTGGCAAAGCGAGGGTTACTCAACACAGTCCAACAGCATGTGATGCATTTCTCCATTTGTACAAAGGAAAATACAAAGGACGAAAAGGGAATAGCCGTTTTACTAAAGATACTCGCATGTATCGACGGCATGCTCATGAGCCATGGTTACTCGCAACATCAGATAATACACTCACTAGTGATCAAGTAATTAAGTTGTACAGTAAAAGGATGCAAATTGAGCAAAACTTTCGCGATGACAAAAGCCAACAATATGGCTTTTCGTGGCGGTTTAGTAAAACACAAGGCGTAAGGCGAATGAGTGCCTTGTGCTTAATTGCATGTTTAGCCAGTCTATTACTTTGGTTTGTTGGCTTTGAAGCGGAGCAGCGCAATTGGCAAATAATGTTTCAGGCTAATACGATAAAACACCGCAGAGTTCTATCGTTTCTTACATTGGCGAAGCAAGTAATTCGGCATAGACTCCACAAAATTAAAAATCACTATCTACAGAAAAGTCGAGAAAACTTTTTAGCTTATTATCAAATATGTTCAGTTATATAAAAATGGGGATCCGTCAGCCCTTTGGGAGCGTGTTAGAGGCGCGATAATTGCGCAAAACGTGTTTGATGTAGAAACAACTATATCTGCACACGTTTCGTTTATTCTCCCACCTCTGACATCGCTCTGAACTGACTTAATCTTTATGCGAATTGGTATGAATTGAGTTATGAAACTAAAAGGAAAAAAATAGCGGCTTTCAGCCGCTATTTTTATATATTTTTGATATCTATTTTATGTTCTGCTTTGATAGCAGCTTTACGCTCTTTCTCTTGACGTTTTTCACAAGGATCATCACAATCACATGCTTTATCGATACCTAGGGTACCCAGGCCCCCACAACTACCTGCAAGTGACTTTTGCTGAAAAATATAGCCTACAGCCATTGCTACAACTATCAGTAGAAAAAAGCCAAAGGTCACTAAAAATATTGCCATTATTACAGCCCTTATATTCAGCCATTACTATTTCAAATACGGCATAAATTCTACCGTAATTTGCTCGATAAAGCCATTTTCTGATTTGCTGATCAAGTAAGCAGCTATCTGATGTGTTTCTGCAAACTCAAACGCTTTTTCAGGACCCATTAACATCATGGCGGTAGATAGACCGTCAGCTGTCATTGAAGATGGATGAATTACCGTCACTGACACTAGAGTATGATTTATCGGTTTACCTGTATCAGGATCAATAATATGAGAAAAACGTTGACCCTCTTCTTCAAAATATTTTCGATAGTCTCCTGATGTCGCAATCGCATTATCTTTTGGAATGATAATTTGATGCACAGCTCGCTCAGTTGTGACTGGTTTTTCTATCGCAACCGACCATAATTCACCAGTATGTTTA
The Thalassotalea hakodatensis genome window above contains:
- a CDS encoding IS4 family transposase, whose protein sequence is MPESLLCHNFFDKSLSNFNQARMKTLKACSEALIASDRLTLTSLGRYLAGRANIKHKIKRVDRFLNNEHLFNQQVEIYASLAKPIISNLPYLAIAVDWSGCCRSDYHLLRASLLVDGRSLVLYNMVVELKDFDTPETNARFLDNLLQVIGEHRSVYILSDGGFLTPWYTKVRSLGWHFIGRLRGTMTCKLEGKNTWEKLPAFHQGASCQPTRLGKARVTQHSPTACDAFLHLYKGKYKGRKGNSRFTKDTRMYRRHAHEPWLLATSDNTLTSDQVIKLYSKRMQIEQNFRDDKSQQYGFSWRFSKTQGVRRMSALCLIACLASLLLWFVGFEAEQRNWQIMFQANTIKHRRVLSFLTLAKQVIRHRLHKIKNHYLQKSRENFLAYYQICSVI
- the nqrM gene encoding (Na+)-NQR maturation NqrM codes for the protein MAIFLVTFGFFLLIVVAMAVGYIFQQKSLAGSCGGLGTLGIDKACDCDDPCEKRQEKERKAAIKAEHKIDIKNI
- the dinB gene encoding DNA polymerase IV yields the protein MTNVIMPNAKRKIIHIDMDAFYVSVEIRDNPELQGKPVAVGGPGNTRGVLSTCNYIARKYGVRSAMANSVALRKCPELLIVPGRMSVYKETSSRLHEIFQRYTSKIEPLSLDEAYLDVTDCPLFSGSATLIAQDIRKVIFDELQLTASAGIAPLKFLAKIASDQHKPNGQCVIAPDSVMAFIESMPLNKIPGVGKVTFNKLQQHGLHTGADVRQSSQTVLMKTFGKLGASLWQKCHGIDNRAVEVTRVRKSVGVEHTFSKDKNELDELTDYMLQSLIPELLTRSKSYTVERGISKLGVKVKFNDFHQTTKEIQHQDIDSASFILLLKEALSRGEGKPVRLLGVHIGLKDIEPKVNQQYQFELALPTN